From a region of the Haloferax volcanii DS2 genome:
- a CDS encoding IS5-like element ISHvo7 family transposase, with amino-acid sequence MSSTTTTLQNVASLDEFLKAAATETVPLFEHLEFEFLREYDVFAPCKRGRTRVHKPPELFRGFLHCYYENVYGTRPITRELQNPLVWRCCGFDRPPSRDAVDRFLTDLEHVVDEVFDHLVEQAALRGLLDSTYRIDSTHVEAIQWNDEASWNYDSTAEEHYYGFGCTIVSTGAKIPIAAEFTQAKQASEETAMRVTRDALAVDTPIWIIGDSAYDTLQWHDFLLDAGVVPVAPYNPRNTDEPLDIEYRVEDQIEEHSEDLQLKQSVLEETYNRRTQVERTNDAVKDCGLGHVRARGRVHARAQVFLALCLRLVVAITNDERGDNPGREMLRV; translated from the coding sequence GTGTCCAGCACAACCACAACCCTGCAAAACGTTGCTTCGCTCGACGAGTTTTTGAAAGCAGCGGCCACCGAGACAGTTCCGTTGTTTGAACATCTTGAGTTCGAATTTCTGCGTGAGTACGACGTGTTCGCCCCCTGCAAGCGGGGGCGAACACGAGTACACAAGCCACCAGAACTCTTCCGAGGCTTTCTGCACTGCTACTACGAGAACGTCTACGGTACTCGTCCAATCACGCGCGAACTGCAGAATCCACTCGTCTGGCGCTGTTGTGGCTTCGATCGACCGCCGTCGCGAGACGCGGTCGATCGCTTCCTCACTGACCTCGAACACGTCGTTGACGAAGTCTTCGACCACCTCGTCGAGCAGGCCGCCCTCCGGGGCCTGCTCGACTCTACGTATCGAATCGATTCAACTCACGTTGAGGCGATTCAGTGGAACGATGAAGCCTCATGGAACTACGATTCGACGGCTGAAGAGCACTACTACGGCTTCGGCTGTACGATCGTCTCGACGGGAGCGAAGATTCCTATTGCAGCAGAATTCACACAGGCGAAACAAGCCTCAGAAGAGACGGCGATGCGCGTCACGCGTGACGCGCTCGCCGTCGACACTCCGATCTGGATAATTGGCGACAGTGCCTACGACACACTCCAGTGGCACGACTTCCTGCTGGACGCAGGAGTCGTGCCCGTTGCGCCGTACAATCCGCGAAACACCGATGAGCCGCTCGATATCGAGTACAGGGTTGAAGATCAAATAGAGGAACACAGCGAGGACCTTCAGCTGAAGCAATCGGTCTTAGAGGAGACGTACAACCGCCGGACACAGGTTGAGCGAACGAACGATGCGGTCAAGGACTGCGGCCTCGGGCACGTCCGCGCCCGAGGCCGCGTTCACGCACGAGCGCAAGTGTTTCTGGCGCTGTGCCTGCGACTCGTCGTCGCAATCACCAACGACGAACGAGGTGACAACCCGGGACGGGAGATGCTCAGAGTATGA
- a CDS encoding HD domain-containing protein, whose amino-acid sequence MGVEIKESAVSDAEFEDMKRFVSDYLSASVENEDDGGRMRWYPWHSAEYRFNHILNVVDLATRIADREGADVNVVRVAALFHDISKLEADQEVHAEEGARVAREFLSSHGDYPDSFVDQVCQVVSDHSYQGPLTDVSLETRCLIEADILDKIGANGTALMLLRMGYEARTHMDAAEMVERVFERGRDASDRLETDTAQSFAHQRLKRVKWFREWLEEEVPEMDHDGQFSG is encoded by the coding sequence GTGGGCGTTGAAATCAAAGAGTCGGCGGTCTCCGACGCCGAGTTCGAGGATATGAAGCGTTTCGTCTCGGACTATCTCTCTGCGAGCGTCGAAAACGAAGACGACGGCGGGCGGATGCGCTGGTATCCGTGGCACTCCGCGGAGTACCGGTTCAACCACATCCTCAACGTCGTCGACCTCGCGACGCGCATCGCCGACCGCGAGGGCGCGGACGTGAACGTCGTTCGCGTCGCCGCCCTCTTTCACGACATCTCGAAGCTCGAAGCCGACCAGGAGGTCCACGCGGAGGAGGGCGCTCGCGTCGCCCGCGAGTTCCTCAGCAGCCACGGCGACTACCCCGACTCCTTCGTCGACCAGGTGTGTCAGGTCGTCTCCGACCACTCGTATCAGGGGCCGCTGACCGACGTGTCGCTTGAGACGCGCTGTCTCATCGAGGCCGACATCCTCGACAAAATCGGCGCGAACGGCACCGCGCTGATGCTCCTGCGGATGGGCTACGAGGCCCGGACCCACATGGACGCCGCCGAGATGGTCGAACGCGTCTTCGAGCGCGGCCGCGACGCCTCCGACCGGCTCGAAACCGACACCGCCCAGAGCTTCGCTCACCAGCGGCTCAAGCGCGTCAAGTGGTTCCGAGAGTGGCTCGAAGAGGAGGTCCCCGAGATGGACCACGACGGCCAGTTCAGCGGCTGA
- a CDS encoding FkbM family methyltransferase: protein MSAARHLAYTLHYALVRANYERRLVATKKHVGRTSFRSYELYNRHGNDVLLQALLLDLDGGDVVVDVGANTGTYTLAVAASEPSAQVVAVEPHPEVVDQLRANVEVNDFDDRVDLLDCGLGETDESRAFHLSSYDELGSFSRDHASAWGARVVDTASVSMRRLDSLVESGTVPPPDHLKVDVEGFGLNVLRGAEAVLREHRPTVYFELHDARGSHDEAAAKALLRESGYELVPVREGWVCEPRARAEASRST from the coding sequence GTGTCGGCCGCTCGGCACCTCGCGTACACCCTCCACTACGCGCTCGTTCGGGCGAACTACGAGCGACGGCTCGTCGCCACGAAGAAACACGTCGGGCGGACGAGCTTCCGGAGCTACGAACTGTACAACCGTCACGGTAACGACGTGCTCCTGCAAGCGCTGTTGCTCGACCTCGACGGCGGCGACGTGGTCGTCGACGTGGGCGCGAACACGGGGACCTACACGCTCGCGGTCGCGGCCAGCGAACCCTCCGCGCAGGTCGTCGCCGTCGAGCCGCACCCCGAGGTCGTCGACCAGTTGCGGGCGAACGTCGAGGTCAACGACTTCGACGACCGGGTGGACCTCCTCGACTGCGGCCTCGGCGAAACCGACGAATCCCGAGCGTTCCACCTGTCGAGCTACGACGAACTGGGGTCGTTCTCGCGAGACCACGCGAGCGCGTGGGGGGCGCGGGTCGTCGACACGGCGTCGGTATCGATGCGACGGCTGGACTCGCTCGTCGAGTCCGGGACGGTCCCGCCGCCGGACCACCTGAAGGTTGACGTCGAAGGGTTCGGCCTGAACGTGCTCCGGGGGGCGGAGGCGGTCCTTCGGGAGCACCGGCCGACGGTGTATTTCGAACTGCACGACGCCCGCGGGAGCCACGACGAAGCGGCGGCGAAGGCCCTGCTCCGGGAGTCGGGCTACGAGCTGGTTCCGGTCCGCGAGGGCTGGGTATGCGAGCCTCGGGCGCGGGCAGAAGCGTCCCGGTCCACGTAG
- the proS gene encoding proline--tRNA ligase translates to MSDEQELGITESKQYNTGEWYAEVVQKAGLANYGPEGMSGFIVTRPRGYALWESIQNYLDGEFKKTGVQNAYFPLFIPESYLEREKDIVEGFDPEVAWVTHGGHEELEERLAVRPTSESIIAPYMAQWVRSHRDLPLRVNQWASVVRWEATETKPFFRTKEFLWQEGHTAHETRDGAWDETMTRLSQYQSLYEDVLAIPVLRGAKPEHDKFPGADTTTTVEALMPDGKSVQAGTSHYLGTSFAEAFDLTYTTEDEDEEPAHTTSWGLSWRSLGALIMTHSDDQGLVLPPTIAPEQVVIVPIWQADTQEKVLDYAKDIAEDLEDAGVRVELDARDERNPGFKFNEWELKGVPVRFEIGPNEVDDDVVTAVHRPDGDSVELDRENIAEAVQAQFDEVYAKLYAAAEENLEENVREASERNEILGTIGQHGGYVKAPWCGDEACEDEIKEQIAAEIVMVPLNDEDAEIHDGENCAVCGDDAEETAYFAKSY, encoded by the coding sequence ATGAGCGACGAGCAGGAACTCGGAATCACCGAGTCGAAGCAGTACAACACCGGCGAGTGGTACGCCGAGGTCGTCCAGAAGGCGGGCCTCGCGAACTACGGCCCGGAGGGCATGAGCGGTTTCATCGTGACTCGCCCGCGCGGCTACGCGCTGTGGGAGTCCATCCAGAACTACCTCGACGGCGAGTTCAAGAAGACGGGCGTCCAGAACGCGTACTTCCCGCTGTTTATCCCCGAGAGCTACCTCGAACGCGAGAAGGACATCGTCGAGGGGTTCGACCCCGAGGTGGCGTGGGTCACCCACGGCGGCCACGAGGAACTCGAAGAGCGCCTCGCCGTCCGCCCGACCTCCGAGTCCATCATCGCGCCCTACATGGCCCAGTGGGTCCGTAGCCACCGCGACCTCCCGCTCCGCGTGAACCAGTGGGCCTCCGTCGTGCGCTGGGAAGCGACCGAGACGAAGCCGTTCTTCCGCACCAAGGAGTTCCTCTGGCAGGAAGGTCACACGGCCCACGAGACCCGCGACGGCGCGTGGGACGAGACGATGACCCGCCTCTCGCAGTACCAGTCGCTCTACGAGGACGTGCTCGCCATCCCCGTGCTCCGCGGCGCGAAGCCGGAACACGACAAGTTCCCCGGCGCGGACACGACGACGACCGTCGAGGCGCTCATGCCCGACGGCAAGTCCGTGCAGGCCGGCACCTCCCACTACCTCGGCACCTCCTTCGCAGAGGCGTTCGACCTCACCTACACGACCGAAGACGAGGACGAAGAGCCCGCCCACACGACCTCGTGGGGGCTGTCGTGGCGCTCGCTCGGCGCGCTCATCATGACGCACTCCGACGACCAGGGCCTCGTCCTGCCGCCGACCATCGCGCCCGAGCAGGTCGTCATCGTCCCCATCTGGCAGGCCGACACGCAGGAGAAGGTCCTCGACTACGCCAAGGACATCGCCGAAGACCTCGAAGACGCGGGCGTCCGCGTCGAACTCGACGCCCGCGACGAGCGCAACCCCGGCTTCAAGTTCAACGAGTGGGAGCTCAAGGGCGTCCCCGTCCGCTTCGAAATCGGCCCGAACGAGGTCGACGACGACGTCGTCACGGCCGTCCACCGCCCCGACGGCGATTCGGTCGAACTCGACCGCGAGAACATCGCTGAAGCCGTCCAAGCGCAGTTCGACGAAGTGTACGCGAAGCTCTACGCCGCCGCGGAGGAGAACCTCGAAGAAAACGTCCGCGAGGCGTCCGAGCGCAACGAGATTCTCGGCACCATCGGCCAGCACGGCGGCTACGTGAAAGCGCCGTGGTGCGGAGACGAGGCCTGCGAGGACGAGATTAAGGAGCAAATCGCCGCCGAAATCGTCATGGTGCCCCTGAACGACGAGGACGCGGAGATTCACGACGGCGAGAACTGCGCGGTCTGCGGCGACGACGCCGAGGAGACGGCGTACTTCGCGAAGTCCTACTGA
- a CDS encoding NAD-dependent epimerase/dehydratase family protein: MDNALVIGGTRFIGRHLVSELLDSGYAVTIFNRGNHDNPFEDDPRVQHVQGDRTDDEALRTAKLTVAPDAVFDCVAYKPAEVASAVDVFADVDAYVYISSGAAYGSEVIPKREDETLLCDCTDEQAADDSGASYGPRKAEGDRVVFEAASRGINAMSVRPCIVYGPDDYTERLDYWIDRVLNYDRVVVPGDGTNVWHRAYVEDVASAMRVVAEEGEAGEAYNVGDRRLVTLEEMVEAIADAAGTDVEVVHAGERELAAAGLSMDDFILYRDYPHVLSTDKLARLGWESAPVEEAMRRSVADHRDSDRDGAEHDPGRDAEERVLSILDTL; the protein is encoded by the coding sequence ATGGACAACGCACTCGTCATCGGCGGCACGCGATTCATCGGCCGCCACCTCGTCTCGGAACTCCTCGACAGCGGCTACGCCGTGACCATCTTCAACCGCGGGAACCACGACAACCCCTTCGAGGACGACCCGCGCGTCCAACACGTGCAGGGCGACCGAACCGACGACGAGGCGCTTCGAACCGCGAAGCTGACCGTCGCCCCCGACGCGGTGTTCGACTGCGTGGCGTACAAGCCCGCGGAGGTCGCCTCTGCGGTCGACGTCTTCGCCGACGTGGACGCCTACGTCTACATCTCCAGCGGCGCGGCCTACGGAAGCGAGGTCATCCCGAAGCGCGAGGACGAGACGCTGCTTTGCGACTGCACCGACGAGCAGGCGGCAGACGACTCGGGTGCGAGCTACGGCCCGCGGAAAGCCGAGGGCGACCGCGTCGTCTTCGAGGCGGCCTCGCGGGGCATCAACGCGATGTCCGTCCGGCCCTGCATCGTCTACGGCCCCGACGACTACACCGAGCGCCTCGACTACTGGATCGACCGCGTGCTGAACTACGACCGCGTCGTCGTCCCCGGCGACGGGACGAACGTCTGGCACCGCGCCTACGTCGAGGACGTGGCGAGCGCGATGCGCGTCGTCGCCGAGGAGGGCGAGGCGGGCGAGGCCTACAACGTCGGTGACAGACGGCTCGTGACGCTCGAAGAGATGGTCGAAGCCATCGCTGACGCCGCCGGCACCGACGTCGAGGTCGTCCACGCGGGCGAGCGTGAACTCGCCGCGGCCGGCCTCTCGATGGACGACTTCATCCTCTACCGCGACTACCCGCACGTCCTCTCGACGGACAAACTCGCCCGTCTCGGCTGGGAGTCCGCCCCCGTCGAGGAGGCGATGCGCCGGTCGGTCGCCGACCACCGCGACAGCGACCGCGACGGCGCGGAACACGACCCCGGCCGCGACGCCGAAGAACGTGTGCTCTCGATTCTCGACACGCTCTGA
- the gltB gene encoding glutamate synthase large subunit, which yields MTKPHIDAPFAQDGLADPTDERSNCGVGAVVDLENGASHRVVADSLELLENLEHRGTTGAEENTGDGAGILLQRPDEFFEAVLESELPDLYAAGSVFMPTDDEVRERVSAVVEDSLADHGLSVFDWRDVPTDNADLGATALESEPDVWQLFVEPADGMTVDEFDRALYLARRAAEKAVDDLAIEGAGRFYVCSLDRKTIVYKGLLTAEQLPNYYPDLSDERMVTELALVHARFSTNTLGAWHLAHPYRQVIHNGEINTIRGNVNWMRARETDLQHEAFGDDIETLMPITKADQSDTASVDNVVELLLKSGRELPHVLRMLIPEAYRNDDAMDQARRDWYDFHASLVEPWDGPALVAATDGDRIAAVLDRNGLRPCRYEVTTDGRLIVASEVGALDTDPAELESRGRLQPGEIFMADPEEGRVIPDAEVFDSLTDEKYGEWVDQQQRHLDDIAGDTDSTSRGQVESLRATQAAFGYTHDQLNHMIEPMARDGKDPVGSMGDDTPLSVLSDLNRPLFTYFKQLFAQVSNPPIDYIREKLVTSLESRLGRQRNLLDESPEHARQLVLDSPVLTDAETAAIKDLDDDIRSEVVDITYEKGGDIREAIEAVRDEAKAVIEDGADIVVLSDRAVGPDRVAIPSLLATGAVHHSLVRNGLRNHAGLVVESGDPREVHHLATLVGYGAGAVNPYLAYQTIEDVVTGPDGADEGEAIDAYVHALEDGLLKTMAKMGISTVESYRGAQIFEAVGLESDFVAEYFEGTEIRTEGIGLDVIEEDLLTRHAAAFGADPKLERQGEYENRSAGIHHGWNPQTVGTLQQSVRAGDYEKYKEFAELVNDQSKQLKALRGLLEFDSDREPVDIDEVEPVEDIVKRFSTAAMSLGSLSPEAHENNSIAMNRIGGKSNSGEGGEPPERFGTEKECNVKQVASGRFGVTSHYLSSADEIQIKMAQGSKPGEGGHLPGKKVNEMIAHVRYATPGVGLISPPPLHDIYSIEDLKQLIFDLKSANPDADINVKLVSEAGIGTIAAGVSKAKADVVHISGYDGGTGASPKTSIKNAGLPWELGLAEANQMLRATGLRSRIRVSVDGGMKTGRDVAVAALLGGEEYVFGTASLVTSGCVMARQCHENTCPVGVATQDENLRRRFPGEPDHVINYMTFIAQELREIMADLGFTSLDEMIGRLSLLRQVETDHEKAKHLDLSSVLAEPETGARRKTEAQVHADIETHVDHKLIDEAADAIENREPVVIRRDLSNVDRAVGAMLSNRISNAHGGEGLPDDTIRCEFDGIAGQTFGGFLARGVTMRLTGAANDYVGKGLSGGRVIVDTPAEANYEAAENILIGNVALYGATQGECYVNGLAGERFGVRNSGVKAVVEGVGDHGCEYMTGGVVAVLGETGRNFAAGMSGGVAYVYDPDDEFAAKANTEMVTLEDHLDDKDEAMLTRLVENHRTYTDSDRAAELLDDWQSVLGDFVKVMPDAYAEVIAEDGREDVRNELPAKAGAIVDAGADRVGAATTSDD from the coding sequence ATGACCAAGCCACACATAGACGCACCCTTCGCTCAGGACGGGTTAGCCGACCCGACCGACGAGCGGTCGAACTGCGGCGTTGGGGCCGTCGTAGACCTCGAAAACGGCGCTTCGCACCGAGTCGTCGCAGACAGCCTCGAACTCCTGGAGAACCTCGAGCACCGCGGCACCACGGGCGCTGAGGAAAACACCGGGGACGGGGCGGGTATCCTGCTGCAACGACCCGACGAGTTCTTCGAAGCCGTCCTCGAATCCGAGCTTCCGGACCTCTACGCGGCAGGTTCGGTGTTCATGCCGACCGACGACGAGGTTCGCGAGCGCGTTTCGGCGGTTGTCGAGGACTCGCTGGCCGACCACGGGCTCTCCGTGTTCGACTGGCGCGACGTGCCGACCGACAACGCCGACCTCGGCGCGACCGCGCTCGAATCGGAGCCCGACGTCTGGCAACTGTTCGTCGAGCCGGCCGACGGGATGACCGTAGACGAGTTCGACCGGGCGCTGTACCTCGCCCGCCGAGCCGCAGAGAAGGCGGTCGACGACCTCGCTATCGAGGGCGCGGGACGGTTCTACGTCTGCTCGCTCGACCGCAAGACCATCGTCTACAAGGGACTGCTCACGGCCGAACAGCTCCCGAACTACTACCCCGACCTCAGCGACGAGCGGATGGTGACCGAACTCGCGCTCGTTCACGCGCGATTCTCCACCAACACGCTCGGCGCGTGGCATCTCGCCCACCCGTACCGCCAGGTCATCCACAACGGCGAGATAAACACCATCCGCGGCAACGTCAACTGGATGCGCGCCCGCGAGACGGACCTCCAGCACGAGGCCTTCGGCGACGACATCGAGACGCTCATGCCCATCACGAAGGCCGACCAGTCCGACACCGCGAGCGTGGACAACGTGGTCGAACTGCTCCTCAAGAGCGGCCGCGAACTCCCGCACGTCCTGCGGATGCTCATCCCCGAGGCGTACCGCAACGACGACGCGATGGACCAAGCGCGCCGCGACTGGTACGACTTCCACGCCTCGCTCGTCGAGCCGTGGGACGGTCCCGCGCTCGTCGCGGCGACCGACGGCGACCGCATCGCCGCCGTCCTCGACCGCAACGGCCTCCGTCCGTGTCGCTACGAGGTGACGACCGACGGCCGCCTCATCGTCGCCAGCGAGGTCGGCGCGCTCGACACCGACCCCGCGGAACTCGAATCCCGCGGTCGCCTCCAGCCCGGCGAGATCTTCATGGCCGATCCCGAGGAGGGCCGCGTCATCCCCGACGCCGAGGTGTTCGACTCCCTCACCGACGAGAAGTACGGCGAGTGGGTCGACCAACAGCAGCGCCATCTCGACGACATCGCCGGCGACACCGACTCCACCTCGCGCGGACAGGTCGAGTCGCTCCGCGCGACGCAGGCGGCGTTCGGCTACACGCACGACCAGCTCAACCACATGATAGAGCCGATGGCCCGCGACGGTAAGGACCCCGTCGGCTCGATGGGCGACGACACGCCGCTTTCGGTGCTGTCGGACCTCAACCGCCCGCTGTTTACCTACTTCAAGCAGCTGTTCGCGCAGGTGTCGAACCCGCCTATCGACTACATCCGCGAGAAGCTCGTGACGAGCCTGGAGTCGCGGCTCGGCCGCCAGCGTAACCTCCTCGACGAGTCACCCGAGCACGCGCGTCAGCTCGTCCTCGACTCGCCGGTCCTCACGGACGCCGAGACTGCGGCCATCAAGGACCTCGACGACGACATACGGAGCGAAGTCGTCGACATCACCTACGAGAAAGGCGGCGACATCCGCGAGGCCATCGAGGCCGTCCGCGACGAGGCCAAGGCGGTCATCGAAGACGGCGCGGACATCGTCGTCCTCTCCGACCGCGCGGTCGGCCCCGACCGCGTCGCCATCCCGAGCCTGCTCGCGACGGGCGCGGTCCACCACAGCCTCGTCCGCAACGGCCTCCGGAACCACGCCGGCCTCGTCGTCGAGTCCGGCGACCCCCGCGAGGTCCACCACCTCGCCACGCTCGTCGGCTACGGCGCGGGCGCGGTGAACCCCTACCTCGCCTACCAGACCATCGAGGACGTCGTCACCGGCCCCGACGGGGCCGACGAGGGCGAGGCCATCGACGCGTACGTCCACGCGCTCGAAGACGGCCTGCTCAAGACGATGGCCAAGATGGGCATCTCGACGGTCGAGAGCTACCGCGGCGCGCAGATTTTCGAAGCCGTCGGCCTCGAATCCGACTTCGTCGCCGAGTACTTCGAGGGCACCGAAATCCGCACCGAGGGTATCGGCCTCGACGTCATCGAGGAAGACCTGCTGACCCGTCACGCCGCCGCGTTCGGCGCGGACCCGAAGCTCGAACGACAGGGCGAGTACGAGAACCGCTCGGCCGGCATCCACCACGGCTGGAACCCCCAGACCGTCGGCACGCTCCAGCAGTCCGTCCGCGCCGGCGACTACGAGAAGTACAAGGAGTTCGCGGAGCTGGTCAACGACCAGTCGAAGCAGCTGAAGGCGCTCCGCGGCCTCCTCGAATTCGATTCCGACCGCGAGCCGGTGGACATCGACGAGGTCGAACCCGTCGAGGATATCGTCAAACGCTTTTCGACGGCCGCGATGTCGCTCGGCAGCCTCTCGCCGGAGGCCCACGAGAACAACTCCATCGCCATGAACCGCATCGGCGGCAAGTCCAACTCCGGCGAGGGCGGCGAGCCGCCGGAGCGCTTTGGCACCGAAAAGGAGTGTAACGTCAAGCAGGTCGCCTCCGGCCGCTTCGGCGTCACCTCTCATTACCTCTCGTCGGCCGACGAGATTCAGATTAAGATGGCGCAGGGCTCGAAGCCCGGCGAGGGCGGCCACCTCCCCGGCAAGAAGGTAAACGAGATGATTGCGCACGTCCGGTATGCGACGCCGGGCGTCGGCCTCATCTCGCCGCCGCCGCTGCACGACATCTACTCCATCGAGGACCTCAAGCAGCTCATCTTCGACCTGAAGTCGGCCAACCCCGACGCCGACATCAACGTCAAGCTCGTCTCCGAGGCCGGCATCGGCACCATCGCCGCCGGCGTCTCGAAGGCGAAAGCCGACGTGGTCCACATCTCCGGCTACGACGGCGGCACCGGCGCGTCGCCCAAGACTTCCATCAAGAATGCCGGTCTCCCGTGGGAACTCGGCCTCGCCGAGGCCAACCAGATGCTCCGCGCGACGGGGCTTCGCTCCCGCATCCGCGTCTCCGTCGACGGCGGCATGAAGACCGGCCGCGACGTGGCCGTCGCCGCCCTCCTCGGCGGCGAAGAGTACGTCTTCGGGACCGCGTCGCTCGTCACCTCGGGCTGCGTGATGGCCCGTCAGTGCCACGAGAACACCTGCCCGGTCGGCGTCGCCACGCAGGACGAGAACCTGCGCCGCCGCTTCCCCGGCGAGCCCGACCACGTCATCAACTACATGACGTTCATCGCACAGGAGCTCCGCGAAATCATGGCCGACCTCGGCTTCACCTCGCTCGACGAGATGATCGGTCGTCTCTCGCTGCTCCGGCAGGTCGAGACGGACCACGAGAAGGCGAAGCACCTCGACCTCTCGTCGGTGCTGGCCGAGCCCGAGACGGGCGCGCGCCGGAAGACCGAAGCCCAGGTCCACGCCGACATCGAGACGCACGTCGACCACAAACTCATCGACGAGGCCGCAGACGCCATCGAGAACCGCGAGCCGGTCGTCATCCGCCGCGACCTCTCGAACGTCGACCGCGCGGTCGGCGCGATGCTCTCGAACCGCATCTCGAACGCCCACGGCGGCGAGGGACTCCCGGACGACACCATCCGCTGTGAGTTCGACGGCATCGCCGGCCAGACGTTCGGCGGCTTCCTCGCCCGCGGCGTCACGATGCGGCTCACCGGGGCCGCCAACGACTACGTCGGCAAGGGCCTCTCCGGCGGCCGCGTCATCGTCGACACGCCCGCCGAGGCCAACTACGAGGCCGCCGAAAACATCCTCATCGGCAACGTCGCCCTCTACGGCGCGACGCAGGGCGAATGTTACGTCAACGGCCTCGCCGGCGAGCGCTTCGGCGTCCGCAACTCCGGCGTGAAGGCGGTCGTCGAGGGCGTCGGCGACCACGGCTGTGAGTACATGACCGGCGGCGTCGTCGCCGTCCTCGGGGAGACGGGGCGCAACTTCGCCGCGGGGATGTCCGGCGGCGTAGCCTACGTCTACGACCCCGACGACGAGTTCGCCGCGAAGGCGAACACCGAGATGGTGACGCTCGAAGACCACCTCGACGACAAGGACGAGGCGATGCTCACCCGACTCGTCGAGAACCACCGCACGTACACCGACTCCGACCGCGCGGCCGAACTGCTCGACGACTGGCAGTCCGTGCTCGGAGACTTCGTGAAGGTGATGCCCGACGCGTACGCCGAGGTCATCGCCGAAGACGGCCGCGAGGACGTTCGCAACGAACTCCCCGCGAAGGCGGGCGCAATCGTCGACGCCGGAGCCGACAGAGTCGGCGCGGCGACGACGAGCGACGACTGA
- a CDS encoding alanyl-tRNA editing protein, translating to MTEARYLDDATTHEFEATVETVRGTDRVVLDRTYFYPEGGGQPHDTGTLSVDGEGCDGETWDVTDVQKRDRIEHVVAGDAPDPGATVTGRVDPARRRAHSRYHTAQHLLSAVLLDEFDAETTGNQLYADHAHLDCAYDRFDGDDLRTIETRLNDLVASDLPVRWYSLDREEAEATLDPDRTRLHLLPESIREVRIVEIGDADDPFDRTACAGTHVESTGDIGTVSIAGRTTQGSAHERVNFVLE from the coding sequence GTGACCGAAGCACGATACCTCGACGACGCGACGACACACGAGTTCGAGGCGACCGTCGAGACGGTCCGCGGAACCGACCGCGTCGTCCTCGACCGGACGTACTTCTACCCCGAAGGCGGCGGCCAACCGCACGACACGGGCACCCTATCGGTAGACGGCGAGGGTTGCGACGGCGAGACGTGGGACGTGACGGACGTCCAGAAACGCGACCGAATCGAACACGTCGTCGCGGGCGACGCGCCCGACCCGGGGGCGACCGTCACCGGACGCGTCGACCCGGCGCGGCGGCGCGCCCACAGCCGCTACCACACGGCCCAGCATCTCCTCTCTGCGGTCCTCCTCGACGAGTTCGACGCCGAGACGACCGGTAACCAACTGTACGCCGACCACGCACATCTCGACTGCGCCTACGACCGCTTCGACGGCGACGACCTCCGGACCATCGAGACGCGCCTGAACGACCTCGTCGCGTCCGACCTCCCCGTCCGGTGGTACAGCCTCGACCGCGAGGAGGCCGAAGCGACGCTCGACCCCGACCGCACCAGACTCCACCTGCTTCCGGAGTCGATTCGGGAGGTTCGAATCGTCGAAATCGGCGACGCAGACGACCCCTTCGACCGGACCGCCTGCGCGGGAACTCACGTCGAATCGACGGGCGACATCGGCACGGTCTCCATCGCCGGCCGGACGACCCAAGGCTCGGCACACGAGCGCGTGAACTTCGTCCTCGAATAG
- a CDS encoding metal-dependent transcriptional regulator, with protein sequence MNTADQYVKAIYLLQEMENGPAATGALADMMEVSPASANEMIGKLESRGLAEHEKYKGVTLTDDGIVRARDALQTYCIIERFLSNVLDVEEFRAEARELEPVIDGMIAERLDTIIDRNSECPDCFDPETDACEYLDVCGAEPETETEAAD encoded by the coding sequence ATGAACACGGCAGACCAATACGTCAAGGCGATTTACCTGCTGCAGGAGATGGAGAACGGCCCGGCGGCCACCGGCGCGCTCGCGGACATGATGGAGGTGAGTCCCGCGAGTGCGAACGAGATGATCGGCAAGCTCGAATCCCGCGGCCTCGCCGAACACGAGAAGTACAAGGGCGTCACGCTCACGGACGACGGCATCGTCCGCGCCCGCGACGCGCTCCAGACCTACTGCATCATCGAGCGCTTCCTCTCGAACGTCCTCGACGTCGAGGAGTTCCGCGCGGAGGCCCGCGAACTCGAACCCGTCATCGACGGGATGATCGCGGAGCGACTCGACACCATCATCGACCGTAACTCCGAGTGTCCCGACTGTTTCGACCCCGAGACGGACGCCTGCGAGTATCTCGACGTGTGCGGCGCGGAACCCGAGACGGAGACGGAAGCCGCGGACTGA